The following proteins are co-located in the Malus sylvestris chromosome 13, drMalSylv7.2, whole genome shotgun sequence genome:
- the LOC126597435 gene encoding probable WRKY transcription factor 48 has product MDGREEELKTTDRSNSMANSAVFSDEIPTNFPSFSGIFDMPSSCEDQKGSLGGFTDLLGIPDYAPSLFDFPQTTSSLMMMPPHHNQQRSLPAPASTSTVVAMPERESATTTNTTSEVLNSSTAPTTPNSSSISSSSNEAAANNNEGQMTKVQEEEADEQDPEKTQKQLKPKKKNQKRQREPRFAFMTKSEVDNLDDGYRWRKYGQKAVKNSPYPRSYYRCTTAGCGVKKRVERSSDDPSTVVTTYEGQHTHPSPITPRGTMGIAPLPHQSTGFISAAEASSNPFGVQQFLPHHHHYQQQQQQQYAYMYQSSPSLNISSSTYGGGAGGGPFNPSSFSTSLLQERYNFEGPPSSSATNFLRDHGLLQDIVPQIRKEPKEEDHHHQHQ; this is encoded by the exons ATGGATGGTAGAGAAGAAGAACTAAAGACCACCGATCGTAGCAACAGCATGGCAAATTCGGCAGTTTTCTCCGACGAGATTCCGACCAACTTTCCTTCCTTTTCCGGCATATTCGACATGCCATCTTCGTGCGAAGATCAGAAGGGTTCTCTTGGAGGGTTCACGGACTTGCTCGGAATCCCAGACTACGCTCCTTCTCTATTCGATTTCCCTCAAACTACGTCGTCGCTCATGATGATGCCACCTCACCACAATCAGCAACGATCACTTCCCGCTCCAGCATCTACTTCTACAGTAGTAGCGATGCCGGAGAGGGAGAGTGCTACTACTACTAATACAACCTCGGAGGTTTTGAACAGCAGTACGGCTCCGACGACGCCGAACTCGTCTTCAATCTCTTCGTCGTCGAATGAAGCTGCGGCGAATAATAATGAGGGCCAAATGACAAAAGTGCAGGAAGAGGAAGCCGATGAGCAAGATCCGgagaaaacccagaaaca ATTGAAACCGAAAAAGAAGAACCAAAAAAGGCAGAGGGAGCCGAGATTTGCGTTCATGACAAAGAGTGAGGTTGATAACCTAGATGATGGCTACCGATGGCGAAAATACGGCCAAAAAGCTGTAAAAAATAGTCCTTATCCCAG GAGCTATTATCGTTGCACCACTGCGGGCTGTGGTGTGAAGAAGAGGGTGGAGAGGTCGTCCGACGACCCGTCCACTGTGGTCACCACATACGAAGGCCAACACACGCATCCAAGTCCCATTACACCGCGTGGCACAATGGGAATTGCACCACTGCCGCATCAGTCTACTGGGTTTATATCTGCTGCGGAGGCATCATCAAATCCCTTTGGAGTTCAGCAGTTTTTacctcatcatcatcactatcaACAACAGCAGCAACAGCAATATGCTTATATGTATCAATCCTCCCCTTCTTTGAATATCAGCTCTTCCACCTACGGTGGTGGTGCTGGTGGCGGTCCTTTTAATCCCTCCTCATTTTCTACTAGTTTACTTCAAGAGAGATATAATTTTGAAGGACCCCCTTCTTCTTCGGCTACCAATTTTCTTAGAGACCATGGACTTCTTCAGGATATCGTGCCGCAGATTCGAAAGGAGCCCAAAGAAgaagatcatcatcatcaacatcaATAG